Proteins from a genomic interval of Streptomyces sp. NBC_01445:
- a CDS encoding sirohydrochlorin chelatase: MTASKHQRDEPTGTAHLDSTAQLMTRITSQLGTQLSHVRLDGSRRTPPQPPPAPPALVVVAHGSRDPRALATVHALLDKVREERPGLPVHLGHIELNEPLLTDTLAGLAPGRAVLAPLLLSRGYHVKQDIPAALATAPHLTARVAPPLGPHPLLVETLYARLVEAGWDPRPDARTRRTSGVVLAAAGSRDPDSAVDTARTAALLANRLGVPVVPAYASAAAPTVPAALRALAARGRHRAAVAAYFTAPGRFATQCAQAAPWIAAAPLGAHTAMARLLLHRYDTTLASPARPAPVQRQLTSA; encoded by the coding sequence ATGACGGCGTCGAAACATCAGCGCGACGAGCCCACCGGCACGGCCCACCTCGACAGTACGGCGCAACTCATGACCAGGATCACCAGTCAGCTCGGCACCCAGCTGAGCCATGTCAGGCTCGACGGCAGCCGCCGCACACCCCCGCAGCCCCCGCCCGCCCCGCCGGCCCTGGTGGTCGTGGCGCACGGCAGCCGCGACCCGAGGGCGCTCGCCACGGTCCACGCCCTGCTGGACAAGGTGCGCGAGGAACGCCCGGGACTCCCCGTCCACCTCGGCCACATCGAGCTGAACGAACCGCTCCTGACCGACACCCTCGCGGGCCTCGCCCCCGGCCGCGCCGTCCTGGCCCCGCTGCTCCTGTCCCGCGGCTACCACGTGAAGCAGGACATCCCGGCAGCCCTGGCCACGGCCCCGCACCTGACGGCCCGCGTCGCCCCGCCGCTGGGCCCCCACCCGCTCCTCGTGGAAACGCTGTACGCCCGCCTGGTAGAGGCGGGCTGGGACCCGCGCCCCGACGCCCGTACCCGCAGGACCAGCGGCGTAGTCCTCGCGGCGGCCGGCTCCCGCGACCCCGACTCGGCCGTCGACACGGCCCGTACGGCCGCGCTCCTGGCGAACCGGCTCGGTGTCCCGGTGGTGCCCGCCTACGCGAGTGCCGCCGCGCCCACCGTCCCGGCCGCGCTGCGGGCGCTGGCCGCGAGAGGCAGGCACCGAGCCGCCGTCGCCGCGTACTTCACGGCGCCGGGCCGCTTCGCCACGCAGTGCGCGCAGGCCGCCCCCTGGATAGCCGCCGCCCCGCTGGGCGCGCACACGGCGATGGCGCGCCTCCTGCTCCACCGCTACGACACGACGCTCGCGTCCCCGGCGCGACCCGCTCCCGTACAGCGGCAGCTCACGTCGGCCTGA
- a CDS encoding deoxyguanosinetriphosphate triphosphohydrolase, translating to MEGTHETPAAKSVPAVPTAPSHPIDQSGYDAAATERWAPEPDKRPGRTAFQRDRARVLHSSALRRLAGKTQVVTPGTIPQALDSARAGGTPIRVWDASPRTRLTHSLECAQVGRELGAALGCDPDLVETACLSHDMGHPPFGHNGEQALNEVAQDCGGFEGNAQSLRLLTRIEPKRFVQSADTDELVSVGLNLTRAALDAATKYPWPRGGHPTDPASPKFGVYEDDRPVFDWIRKESPERRTCFEAQVMDWSDDVAYSVHDLEDGLHAGHLDPNMLHAEPERRDIYAVAIGRYVPADTDPEELAAALDRLLDQEWWPHGYDGTAVAQARLKDATSQLIGRFCLAAEGATRTRYGSGRLTRYEAELVVPREARYECAVLKAVADRYVMQRPQQERLRADQRIVVAELAEALTRRAPDGLDPQFRALFDTAGDDRSRKRVIVDQISSLTDASARELHARLTGPRP from the coding sequence ATGGAAGGCACGCACGAGACACCCGCAGCGAAATCGGTCCCAGCCGTCCCAACCGCCCCATCGCACCCCATCGACCAGTCCGGCTACGACGCTGCGGCGACGGAGCGCTGGGCCCCCGAGCCGGACAAACGCCCCGGCCGCACCGCCTTCCAGCGCGACCGCGCCCGCGTCCTGCACTCCTCGGCGCTGCGCCGCCTCGCGGGCAAGACCCAGGTGGTCACCCCCGGCACGATCCCCCAGGCTCTCGACTCCGCTCGAGCAGGGGGGACCCCCATCCGAGTCTGGGATGCCAGCCCCCGCACCCGTCTGACGCACTCCCTGGAGTGCGCGCAGGTGGGCCGGGAGCTCGGCGCGGCGCTCGGCTGCGACCCGGACCTCGTGGAGACGGCCTGCCTCTCGCACGACATGGGCCACCCGCCCTTCGGCCACAACGGCGAACAGGCGCTGAACGAGGTGGCGCAGGACTGCGGCGGCTTCGAGGGGAACGCGCAGTCGCTGCGCCTGCTGACCCGTATCGAACCCAAGCGCTTCGTCCAGAGCGCCGACACGGACGAGCTGGTCAGCGTAGGCCTGAACCTCACGCGCGCCGCGCTGGACGCCGCGACGAAGTACCCGTGGCCCCGCGGCGGCCACCCCACCGACCCGGCCTCGCCCAAGTTCGGCGTGTACGAGGACGACCGCCCGGTCTTCGACTGGATCCGCAAGGAGTCACCCGAGCGACGCACCTGCTTCGAGGCGCAGGTCATGGACTGGTCGGACGACGTCGCGTACTCGGTGCACGACCTGGAGGACGGCCTGCACGCCGGCCACCTGGACCCGAACATGCTGCACGCCGAGCCGGAGCGCCGTGACATCTACGCGGTCGCGATCGGCCGATACGTACCGGCGGACACGGACCCCGAAGAGCTCGCGGCGGCGCTCGACCGGCTCCTCGACCAGGAGTGGTGGCCGCACGGCTACGACGGCACGGCGGTCGCGCAGGCCCGCCTCAAGGATGCGACGAGCCAGCTCATCGGCCGCTTCTGCCTCGCGGCGGAGGGCGCCACGCGCACCCGGTACGGCTCGGGCCGCCTCACGCGCTACGAGGCCGAGCTGGTGGTGCCGCGCGAGGCACGGTACGAGTGCGCGGTCCTCAAGGCGGTCGCCGACCGGTACGTGATGCAGCGCCCGCAGCAGGAGCGGCTCCGCGCCGACCAGCGCATCGTCGTGGCGGAGCTCGCCGAGGCGCTCACCCGGCGCGCCCCCGACGGCCTCGACCCGCAGTTCCGTGCCCTGTTCGACACGGCGGGCGACGACCGCTCCCGCAAGCGCGTGATCGTCGACCAGATCTCCTCCCTCACCGACGCCTCGGCCCGCGAGCTGCACGCGCGGCTGACAGGGCCCCGTCCATGA